A section of the Thunnus albacares chromosome 6, fThuAlb1.1, whole genome shotgun sequence genome encodes:
- the trpc6b gene encoding short transient receptor potential channel 6 isoform X1: MMLQRVVVKPRRQALRGAGYLFHAQSCSTLSMTEERFLDAAEYGNVPEVRRMLEELPDLNINCVNYMGQNALQLAVSNEHLEVTKLLLRKKDLARIGDALLLAISKGYVRIVEAILNHQAFADGQRLINSPSQVDTHDDFFAYDEDGTLFSHDITPIILASQCHEYEIVHILLMKGARIERPHDYFCQCRNCSEQQRHDSFSHSQSRINAYKGLASPAYLSLSNEDPVMAALELSNELAVLANIEKEFKNDYKKLSMQCKDFVVGLLDLCQNTEEVEAILNGDIESCKSSETFGRQNLIRLKLAIKYEVKKFVAHPNCQQQLLSIWYENLSGLRQQTTAVKILLVLGVAVGLPVLAFLYWIAPSSKLGKLMCGPFLKFVAHAASFMIFLCLLVLNAADRFEGPSLLPNMTTHDHPSQLFRMKTTPFTWMEILIISWVIGKICEECRDIWSQDIREYISEPWNLLDFSILAIFMTSFMARLMAFWHAYSAQCYVDKHYTDLSNMTLPFEIQYFQLARIDWIPSDPQLISEGLYAVAVVLSFSRIAYILPANESFGPLQISLGRTVKDIFKFMVIFITVFVAFMVGMFNLYSYYLGAKHNDAFTTIEESFKTLFWAIFGLSEVKSVVLNIDHKFIENIGYVLYGVYNIIMVIVLLNMLIAMFNSSFQEIEDDADVEWKFARAKLWFSYFENGGTLPVPFNLVPSPKSVISFLRGTREFLWDVTRGKIKENSKNEMELNKLRQQEDLSVEASLCPTRHKKIMNRLIKRYILKAQRDKDNDEVNEGELKDIKQDISSLRYELLEMGNHEMETLAELIRQLDEVMRAQKKQS, translated from the exons ATGATGCTGCAGCGGGTCGTGGTCAAACCCCGGAGACAAGCTTTACGGGGGGCTGGTTACCTATTTCATGCCCAATCCTGCTCTACTCTTTCCATGACAGAGGAACGTTTTTTAGATGCCGCAGAATATGGCAATGTTCCTGAAGTGAGGCGGATGCTAGAGGAGCTGCCAGACCTCAACATCAACTGTGTGAACTATATGGGCCAGAATGCATTGCAGCTGGCAGTTTCCAATGAACATTTGGAGGTTACTAAGCTCCTACTTAGAAAGAAAGACCTCGCTAGAATAGGAGATGCTTTGCTGTTAGCCATCAGTAAAGGCTACGTCCGTATAGTGGAGGCCATACTGAACCATCAGGCCTTCGCGGACGGACAGAGGCTGATTAACAGCCCCAGCCAGGTGGACACACATGATGACTTTTTCGCTTATGACGAGGATGGCACACTTTTCTCTCACGACATCACTCCCATTATTCTGGCTTCCCAGTGCCACGAGTATGAAATAGTGCATATACTTCTTATGAAGGGGGCCCGTATAGAGCGTCCCCATGACTACTTCTGCCAGTGCAGGAactgcagtgagcagcagagGCATGACTCTTTTAGCCATTCACAATCTCGCATCAATGCATATAAAGGTTTGGCCAGTCCAGCGTATCTTTCCCTCTCCAATGAAGACCCTGTGATGGCAGCTCTGGAGCTGAGCAATGAGCTTGCAGTTTTGGCCAACATCGAGAAGGAGTTCAAg AATGATTACAAGAAACTGTCAATGCAGTGTAAAGACTTTGTGGTGGGACTCCTGGATTTGTGTCAAAACACAGAGGAAGTGGAAGCCATCTTAAATGGGGACATTGAATCATGTAAAAGCTCTGAAACCTTTGGCAGACAAAACCTTATCAGGTTGAAACTTGCAATAAAATATGAAGTTAAAAAG TTTGTGGCACATCCAAACTGTCAGCAGCAACTCCTCTCCATCTGGTATGAGAACTTGTCTGGACTACGTCAGCAAACCACAGCAGTTAAAATCCTTCTCGTCCTTGGCGTAGCTGTCGGGTTGCCTGTCCTGGCCTTTTTGTACTGGATAGCACCATCAAGTAAG TTAGGGAAACTCATGTGTGGACCTTTCCTGAAGTTTGTGGCCCATGCAGCTTCCTTTATGATATTTCTTTGCCTACTGGTCCTGAACGCAGCAGACCGTTTTGAGGGACCATCGCTGCTGCCAAACATGACTACCCATGACCACCCTTCACAACTGTTTCGTATGAAGACCACCCCCTTCACCTGGATGGAGATTCTCATCATATCCTGGGTCATAG gGAAAATTTGTGAAGAATGTAGAGACATTTGGTCGCAGGACATCCGGGAATACATCTCAGAACCCTGGAACCTTCTCGACTTTAGTATTTTGGCCATTTTTATGACGTCCTTCATGGCCAGATTAATGGCTTTCTGGCATGCGTACTCTGCCCAGTGTTATGTTGACAAGCACTATACTGACCTGTCCAACATGACCTTGCCCTTTGAGATACAGTATTTCCAGCTGG cTCGAATAGACTGGATTCCCTCAGATCCGCAACTTATTTCTGAAGGCCTCTATGCAGTTGCAGTTGTGCTGAGTTTCTCTCGCATTGCATACATCCTGCCTGCCAATGAGAGCTTTGGCCCTTTGCAGATTTCCCTGGGAAGGACAGTGAAAGATATCTTTAAGTTCATGGTGATTTTCATAACGGTTTTTGTGGCGTTCATGGTGGGAATGTTCAATCTGTATTCATACTACCTCGGAGCCAAGCACAACGATGCCTTCACAAC GATCGAAGagagttttaaaacattattttgggCCATCTTTGGCTTGTCGGAAGTGAAATCGGTGGTCCTTAACATCGACCACAAGTTCATTGAGAATATTGGCTATGTTTTGTACGGGGTGTACAATATCATCATGGTGATCGTCTTGCTGAATATGCTCATTGCCATGTTTAACAGCTCCTTTCAAGAAATTGAG GATGATGCTGATGTTGAGTGGAAGTTTGCTAGAGCGAAACTCTGGTTCTCGTACTTTGAGAACGGCGGCACGCTGCCTGTGCCCTTCAACCTTGTACCCAGCCCTAAGTCTGTCATTTCCTTCCTGCGGGGAACAAGGGAATTTCTCTGGGATGTAACTCGAGGCAAAATCAAAGAAAATTCAAAGAATGAGATGGAACTTAACAAG TTGAGGCAACAGGAAGATCTGAGTGTGGAAGCATCGCTTTGTCCCACCCGTCACAAA AAGATAATGAATCGCCTCATCAAAAGATACATCTTAAAAGcacagagagataaagacaATGATGAAGTGAATGAAG GTGAACTGAAAGACATCAAACAGGACATCTCCAGTCTCCGCTACGAGCTGCTGGAAATGGGGAACCACGAGATGGAGACCCTGGCAGAGCTCATCAGGCAGCTGGATGAAGTCATGCGTGCTCAGAAGAAACAGAGCTGA
- the trpc6b gene encoding short transient receptor potential channel 6 isoform X2 codes for MMLQRVVVKPRRQALRGAGYLFHAQSCSTLSMTEERFLDAAEYGNVPEVRRMLEELPDLNINCVNYMGQNALQLAVSNEHLEVTKLLLRKKDLARIGDALLLAISKGYVRIVEAILNHQAFADGQRLINSPSQVDTHDDFFAYDEDGTLFSHDITPIILASQCHEYEIVHILLMKGARIERPHDYFCQCRNCSEQQRHDSFSHSQSRINAYKGLASPAYLSLSNEDPVMAALELSNELAVLANIEKEFKNDYKKLSMQCKDFVVGLLDLCQNTEEVEAILNGDIESCKSSETFGRQNLIRLKLAIKYEVKKFVAHPNCQQQLLSIWYENLSGLRQQTTAVKILLVLGVAVGLPVLAFLYWIAPSTDRFEGPSLLPNMTTHDHPSQLFRMKTTPFTWMEILIISWVIGKICEECRDIWSQDIREYISEPWNLLDFSILAIFMTSFMARLMAFWHAYSAQCYVDKHYTDLSNMTLPFEIQYFQLARIDWIPSDPQLISEGLYAVAVVLSFSRIAYILPANESFGPLQISLGRTVKDIFKFMVIFITVFVAFMVGMFNLYSYYLGAKHNDAFTTIEESFKTLFWAIFGLSEVKSVVLNIDHKFIENIGYVLYGVYNIIMVIVLLNMLIAMFNSSFQEIEDDADVEWKFARAKLWFSYFENGGTLPVPFNLVPSPKSVISFLRGTREFLWDVTRGKIKENSKNEMELNKLRQQEDLSVEASLCPTRHKKIMNRLIKRYILKAQRDKDNDEVNEGELKDIKQDISSLRYELLEMGNHEMETLAELIRQLDEVMRAQKKQS; via the exons ATGATGCTGCAGCGGGTCGTGGTCAAACCCCGGAGACAAGCTTTACGGGGGGCTGGTTACCTATTTCATGCCCAATCCTGCTCTACTCTTTCCATGACAGAGGAACGTTTTTTAGATGCCGCAGAATATGGCAATGTTCCTGAAGTGAGGCGGATGCTAGAGGAGCTGCCAGACCTCAACATCAACTGTGTGAACTATATGGGCCAGAATGCATTGCAGCTGGCAGTTTCCAATGAACATTTGGAGGTTACTAAGCTCCTACTTAGAAAGAAAGACCTCGCTAGAATAGGAGATGCTTTGCTGTTAGCCATCAGTAAAGGCTACGTCCGTATAGTGGAGGCCATACTGAACCATCAGGCCTTCGCGGACGGACAGAGGCTGATTAACAGCCCCAGCCAGGTGGACACACATGATGACTTTTTCGCTTATGACGAGGATGGCACACTTTTCTCTCACGACATCACTCCCATTATTCTGGCTTCCCAGTGCCACGAGTATGAAATAGTGCATATACTTCTTATGAAGGGGGCCCGTATAGAGCGTCCCCATGACTACTTCTGCCAGTGCAGGAactgcagtgagcagcagagGCATGACTCTTTTAGCCATTCACAATCTCGCATCAATGCATATAAAGGTTTGGCCAGTCCAGCGTATCTTTCCCTCTCCAATGAAGACCCTGTGATGGCAGCTCTGGAGCTGAGCAATGAGCTTGCAGTTTTGGCCAACATCGAGAAGGAGTTCAAg AATGATTACAAGAAACTGTCAATGCAGTGTAAAGACTTTGTGGTGGGACTCCTGGATTTGTGTCAAAACACAGAGGAAGTGGAAGCCATCTTAAATGGGGACATTGAATCATGTAAAAGCTCTGAAACCTTTGGCAGACAAAACCTTATCAGGTTGAAACTTGCAATAAAATATGAAGTTAAAAAG TTTGTGGCACATCCAAACTGTCAGCAGCAACTCCTCTCCATCTGGTATGAGAACTTGTCTGGACTACGTCAGCAAACCACAGCAGTTAAAATCCTTCTCGTCCTTGGCGTAGCTGTCGGGTTGCCTGTCCTGGCCTTTTTGTACTGGATAGCACCATCAA CAGACCGTTTTGAGGGACCATCGCTGCTGCCAAACATGACTACCCATGACCACCCTTCACAACTGTTTCGTATGAAGACCACCCCCTTCACCTGGATGGAGATTCTCATCATATCCTGGGTCATAG gGAAAATTTGTGAAGAATGTAGAGACATTTGGTCGCAGGACATCCGGGAATACATCTCAGAACCCTGGAACCTTCTCGACTTTAGTATTTTGGCCATTTTTATGACGTCCTTCATGGCCAGATTAATGGCTTTCTGGCATGCGTACTCTGCCCAGTGTTATGTTGACAAGCACTATACTGACCTGTCCAACATGACCTTGCCCTTTGAGATACAGTATTTCCAGCTGG cTCGAATAGACTGGATTCCCTCAGATCCGCAACTTATTTCTGAAGGCCTCTATGCAGTTGCAGTTGTGCTGAGTTTCTCTCGCATTGCATACATCCTGCCTGCCAATGAGAGCTTTGGCCCTTTGCAGATTTCCCTGGGAAGGACAGTGAAAGATATCTTTAAGTTCATGGTGATTTTCATAACGGTTTTTGTGGCGTTCATGGTGGGAATGTTCAATCTGTATTCATACTACCTCGGAGCCAAGCACAACGATGCCTTCACAAC GATCGAAGagagttttaaaacattattttgggCCATCTTTGGCTTGTCGGAAGTGAAATCGGTGGTCCTTAACATCGACCACAAGTTCATTGAGAATATTGGCTATGTTTTGTACGGGGTGTACAATATCATCATGGTGATCGTCTTGCTGAATATGCTCATTGCCATGTTTAACAGCTCCTTTCAAGAAATTGAG GATGATGCTGATGTTGAGTGGAAGTTTGCTAGAGCGAAACTCTGGTTCTCGTACTTTGAGAACGGCGGCACGCTGCCTGTGCCCTTCAACCTTGTACCCAGCCCTAAGTCTGTCATTTCCTTCCTGCGGGGAACAAGGGAATTTCTCTGGGATGTAACTCGAGGCAAAATCAAAGAAAATTCAAAGAATGAGATGGAACTTAACAAG TTGAGGCAACAGGAAGATCTGAGTGTGGAAGCATCGCTTTGTCCCACCCGTCACAAA AAGATAATGAATCGCCTCATCAAAAGATACATCTTAAAAGcacagagagataaagacaATGATGAAGTGAATGAAG GTGAACTGAAAGACATCAAACAGGACATCTCCAGTCTCCGCTACGAGCTGCTGGAAATGGGGAACCACGAGATGGAGACCCTGGCAGAGCTCATCAGGCAGCTGGATGAAGTCATGCGTGCTCAGAAGAAACAGAGCTGA
- the pgr gene encoding progesterone receptor: MENKVNGRMITVSTSIADSTDTRVSDFIEAGYNTNEAPSLTCMSSSSVRNYGNAGALIQGNSSGDGAVFKDCNMLDGSLAGKHFFDRSTEYLKCDSVQWEDFVKVQRTNVATSESLSGASSSLSSTTGACKFIKDEKEPSVIMDTPCPNFDPSSQIPALDTCCDTDGKQQLGLGGEGESAGFTPAAAGPRPGLEGSPSFLIDLNQSEQLTSLSLQRADSRCGLSGKAVIDFDANAHTATQLTVYKNEVPRWQTQTSPAELQYWCQSAGMTEDPFTHSGYNGIQNQALSQRNISPFAAFPGMPPQRLCVICGDEASGCHYGVLTCGSCKVFFKRAVEGHHSYLCAGRNDCIVDKIRRKNCPACRLRKCYQAGMMLGGRKLKRFGALKALGLAPSLMFQSHLAMSSDNQALTSMSCIPGIREVQISQHIINILENIEPETVYSGYDSSQSDVPHILLNSLNRLCEKQLLWIVKWSKSLPGFRNLHINDQMTLIQYSWMNLMVFSLGWRSFQNVTSEYLYFAPDLVLSQEQMRRSPIYDLCLAIQFIPQEFANLQVTREEFLCMKAIILLNTVPLEGVKSQAAFEEMRQNYIRELTRAIHIKEKGVVASSQRFYHLTKLMDAMHDIVKKVNLFCLSTFIQADAMRVEFPEMMTEVIASQLPKVLAGMVKPLLFHTK, encoded by the exons atggaaaataaagtaAACGGGAGGATGATCACTGTCAGTACTTCGATTGCTGATTCCACCGATACAAGAGTAAGTGACTTCATTGAAGCTGGGTACAACACCAACGAGGCACCGTCTCTGACTTGCATGTCTTCCTCCTCCGTGCGTAATTATGGCAACGCTGGCGCACTGATCCAGGGCAATTCAAGCGGCGACGGAGCAGTTTTCAAAGATTGTAACATGCTGGATGGTTCACTTgctggaaaacatttttttgaccGTAGCACTGAATATCTGAAGTGTGACAGTGTGCAGTGGGAAGATTTTGTAAAAGTTCAGAGGACCAATGTGGCCACATCCGAAAGTTTGTCAGGCGCAAGTTCAAGCCTCTCCTCTACAACCGGAGCGTGTAAATTCATTAAAGATGAAAAGGAGCCCTCTGTGATTATGGACACCCCGTGTCCCAATTTTGATCCATCATCGCAGATACCTGCTCTTGACACCTGCTGTGACACCGACGGGAAGCAGCAGCTGGGGCTTGGTGGTGAAGGGGAGTCGGCAGGCTTTACGCCAGCCGCGGCGGGTCCTAGACCAGGACTGGAGGGATCTCCAAGCTTTCTGATCGACCTGAACCAGTCAGAGCAACTTACTTCGCTGAGCCTGCAGAGGGCTGACTCCAGGTGCGGTTTGTCCGGGAAGGCTGTGATCGACTTTGATGCCAACGCGCACACAGCAACGCAACTGACAGTGTACAAGAATGAGGTTCCCCGTTGGCAGACGCAGACGTCTCCGGCTGAGCTTCAGTACTGGTGCCAGTCCGCAGGGATGACGGAGGACCCTTTTACACACAGCGGCTATAATGGGATCCAGAACCAGGCTTTGTCTCAGCGGAACATCTCACCTTTCGCAGCATTCCCCGG tatGCCACCTCAGAGACTGTGTGTGATCTGTGGTGATGAAGCTTCTGGTTGCCACTATGGAGTCTTAACCTGTGGGAGCTGTAAAGTGTTTTTCAAAAGAGCAGTCGAAG GCCATCATAGCTATCTCTGTGCTGGCCGAAATGACTGCATTGTGGACAAAATCCGAAGGAAAAATTGCCCTGCGTGTCGCCTCCGAAAGTGCTATCAAGCAGGAATGATGCTTGGAG GCAGGAAACTGAAGCGTTTTGGGGCCTTGAAAGCCTTGGGGTTGGCCCCGTCCCTGATGTTCCAGTCTCACTTGGCCATGTCCAGTGACAATCAAGCCCTGACCTCCATGTCTTGCATACCAGGCATCCGTGAGGTGCAGATCTCCCAACATATCATCAATATCCTGGAAAACATTGAACCAGAGACCGTGTACTCCGGTTATGACAGCTCCCAGTCTGATGTTCCCCATATTCTGCTCAACAGTCTCAACAGACTCTGTGAGAAACAGCTGCTGTGGATTGTCAAGTGGTCCAAGTCTCTGCCAG gaTTTCGGAACCTTCACATCAATGATCAAATGACCCTCATCCAGTATTCATGGATGAATCTGATGGTGTTTTCTCTCGGGTGGCGTTCCTTTCAGAATGTCACCAGTGAATATTTATACTTTGCACCTGACTTGGTTCTTAGTCA ggAGCAAATGAGGAGATCTCCAATTTACGACCTTTGCCTGGCGATACAGTTCATCCCTCAGGAGTTTGCAAATCTTCAAGTTACACGGGAGGAGTTTCTTTGCATGAAAGCCATAATATTACTCAACACAG TGCCTCTTGAGGGAGTCAAAAGTCAGGCAGCATTTGAAGAGATGAGACAAAACTACATTCGGGAGCTGACCAGGGCCATCCACATAAAGGAGAAAGGAGTGGTGGCCAGCTCTCAGCGATTCTACCACCTCACCAAACTGATGGACGCCATGCATGAT ATAGTGAAGAAGGTCAACCTGTTCTGTCTGAGTACCTTCATCCAGGCAGACGCCATGAGAGTGGAGTTTCCAGAGATGATGACAGAGGTCATTGCCTCCCAGCTTCCCAAAGTCCTGGCAGGAATGGTGAAGCCCCTCTTGTTCCACACCAAGTGA
- the cep126 gene encoding centrosomal protein of 126 kDa, whose product MQVPRDNFFYHSNSRFGADEDPHDDRQLLVEEQKLCRARARKFSVETNRRRKVLEDKRKQWDVQEQRLRENILKQRRQLVVEATERFQRAHLPPSQRRRQSFRRHAPNIEDALNQIQGNLSSYTRQSSFLSSNSNISRSCTPSPRPPTVSKSSHRQALCTVEAYTRQLQEQSACVKISQETQKTQERQQDHSPQDNHPSYCCNPDSLSSKDSLENEEPNHSKKNLQCSYSSLLLDSDKPHLDLRKQNDLCPSSDLTSLSAMMHLGNNVPLSRKLHEPKQKKQEETEGFNNKMHVSKAPWGFTSIEQTPKTEAQPALHNCSLLTLEIISGEPEHCEVNFPQNSPGDNIMVTSHIAPGNTVLESSCLKQVGQLLDLRQQRVHDDRQIKHPSASEILLPAKNGNSKDILFGAPPPPNIFLNNSTTDNASQEGIPQQTGKEHYYLSSQKEPSASINNLNKVSNSEPKTEKPINTASLQHVCMSNIQSDSPKCLKYPEEEVQKLPVSIGTSHSVCEVRFIKGILKKQSKYMSGDTACVYGSGHLIFAKQVALAIRDSVELTRAKTKESNNTVKKKLRWFDEVHVEKEDKEQAIIKQMKGKSSNLYPTKNNSEDHQLSLTTVSGASKPGPSMTLSAPTGYHFTKQAWADVGVQVSLPQERVDEVKVLRCSTRTGGPKVPRRERSARVGACPVSLKTRKGIVIRPQSATEVNQIAKTQGKIMVPRPPPRMESVEEKTAYTTKTPYGMDHASVNCKQALAAEQALHKDNSEGFFSPYTHHVIRTDSSVMYTALPPSYTYPVAEGNTKGRPSSGHQETLSCGRRRGMVYDEKGLCLDCTPTDEEISQLWQGVCSALVTKDGKNMLRRQAPESGRVGRKLYVEQSRHPPVSKNRRPPQPTQPPKQATNPPRPYSKTYDMAFPDEGLESAAQFHLAEVHAEGLLEERDIVAATETAQTQRPGTVQQRQQPGLTAISLEEQKILLSLDRLNHQLQSVREHTGTRGLLLIDAPSTREMKATSHHKHRASSANNRTRHQKKS is encoded by the exons ATGCAAGTTCCTCGGGACAACTTCTTCTACCACTC AAATTCGAGGTTTGGAGCTGATGAAGACCCCCATGATGACAGACAACTTTTGGTTGAAGAGCAGAAGTTGTGCAGAGCCCGAGCTCGCAAGTTTTCCGTGGAAACCAACCGACGCAGGAA GGTTCTGGAGGACAAACGGAAACAGTGGGACGTGCAGGAGCAACGACTGAGGGAAAACATCCTGAAGCAACGCAGACAGCTAGTAGTAGAGGCAACCGAGCGCTTCCAAAGAGCTCATCTACCTCCTTCTCAGAGACGAAGGCAAT CTTTCAGAAGGCACGCCCCAAATATTGAAGATGCACTCAATCAAATTCAAGGCAACCTGAGTTCGTACACCCGGCAGTCCTCTTTCTTGTCCAGCAACTCTAACATTAGCAG AAGCTGCACTCCCTCTCCAAGGCCTCCCACAGTATCTAAATCTTCCCACCGCCAAGCCCTCTGCACTGTGGAGGCCTACACAAGACAGCTTCAGGAGCAGAGCGCTTGTGTCAAGATCAGTCAAGAAACTCAAAAGACTCAAGAGAGGCAACAAGATCACAGTCCACAG GACAACCACCCATCCTATTGCTGTAATCCTGACAGCCTTTCAAGTAAGGACAGTTTGGAGAATGAGGAACCCAAccacagcaaaaaaaatctACAGTGCTCCTATTCATCCCTCTTGCTTGACTCGGATAAACCCCATCTAGACCTGAGAAAGCAAAATGATTTGTGTCCATCATCAGACCTAACTTCTCTCTCAGCCATGATGCATCTTGGTAATAACGTACCCCTATCAAGAAAACTACATGAACCtaagcagaaaaaacaagaggAGACTGAAGGGTTTAACAATAAGATGCATGTTTCCAAAGCTCCATGGGGGTTCACATCTATTGAGCAAACACCAAAAACAGAGGCCCAGCCTGCTCTGCACAACTGCAGCTTGTTAACTCTTGAAATTATTAGTGGAGAGCCAGAGCACTGTGAGGTAAACTTCCCACAAAACAGTCCTGGTGACAACATCATGGTTACAAGTCATATTGCTCCTGGAAACACAGTACTTGAGTCTTCATGTCTTAAACAAGTTGGACAACTGTTGGATCTCAGACAGCAGAGGGTCCATGATGACCGACAAATAAAACATCCATCAGCTTCAGAAATTCTTTTGCCTGCCAAAAATGGCAACAGCAAAGACATTTTGTTTGGGGCTCCCCCTCCGCCAAATATTTTCTTGAACAATAGTACAACAGATAATGCCTCACAAGAAGGAATTCCTCAGCAAACAGGAAAAGAACACTACTATCTGTCATCCCAGAAAGAGCCTAGTGCTTCTATAAACAACCTCAACAAGGTTTCAAACTCAGAGCCCAAAACCGAGAAGCCCATTAATACTGCATCGCTGCAACATGTATGCATGTCCAACATTCAATCAGATAGTCCTAAGTGCCTTAAGTATCCCGAGGAGGAAGTACAAAAATTGCCTGTTTCAATTGGGACATCTCATTCAGTATGTGAAGTCAGATTCATCAAAGGAATCCTTAAAAAGCAGTCTAAATATATGTCAGGAGATACCGCTTGTGTGTATGGCTCAGGACATTTGATTTTTGCAAAACAAGTAGCTTTAGCAATCAGAGATAGTGTTGAATTAACAAGAGCAAAAACAAAGGAGAGCAACAACACTGTAAAGAAGAAGCTGCGCTGGTTTGATGAGGTACATGTGGAAAAAGAGGACAAAGAACAGGCCAtaataaaacagatgaaaggCAAATCATCCAATCTATATCCGACAAAGAACAACTCAGAGGACCACCAGCTAAGCCTCACTACAGTCTCAGGGGCTTCCAAGCCTGGACCCAGCATGACCCTCTCAGCCCCCACTGGTTATCACTTTACAAAGCAAGCGTGGGCAGATGTTGGGGTTCAAGTCAGCTTGCCCCAGGAACGTGTAGACGAGGTCAAGGTGCTGCGGTGCAGCACCAGGACTGGTGGCCCCAAGGTCCCTCGGAGAGAACGTTCTGCCAGAGTCGGAGCGTGTCCTGTTTCCTTGAAGACTAGAAAGGGCATTGTCATACGACCTCAATCTGCCACCGAGGTGAATCAGATTGCCAAGACCCAAGGGAAGATCATGGTGCCCCGCCCACCTCCTAGGATGGAATCTGTGGAAGAAAAAACAGCGTACACCACTAAGACTCCATATGGCATGGATCATGCTAGTGTCAACTGTAAACAAGCTCTGGCTGCAGAGCAGGCTCTGCACAAGGACAACTCAGAAGGCTTTTTCTCACCTTACACACATCATGTAATCAGAACAGATAGTAGTGTTATGTACACAGCGCTGCCACCCTCGTATACCTACCCTGTCGCAGAGGGCAACACGAAAGGCAGGCCAAGCTCAGGTCATCAAGAAACTCTGAGTTGCGGTAGAAGAAGAGGGATGGTGTACGATGAAAAAGGTCTCTGTTTAGATTGCACTCCCACAGATGAGGAGATCTCACAGCTCTGGCAGGGTGTCTGCAGTGCCTTAGTCACCAAGGATG GGAAAAACATGCTTAGAAGACAGGCCCCGGAGAGTGGGCGAGTTGGGAGGAAACTCTATGTGGAGCAGAGCAGACACCCTCCTGTCTCAAAGAACAGAAGGCCTCCTCAGCCCACTCAG cCACCAAAACAGGCCACAAACCCACCAAGACCGTATTCCAAAACTTATGACATGGCCTTTCCAGATGAAG GTTTGGAGAGTGCAGCCCAGTTTCACCTCGCTGAAGTACACGCTGAAGGCCTTCTGGAAGAAAGGGATATTGTGGCTGCCACGGAAACAGCCCAAACACAGAGGCCTGGAACAGTGCAGCAGCGCCAACAGCCGGGACTTACCGCCATTTCCTTGGAAGAGCAAAAGATCCTCCTCTCTTTAGACAGACTCAACCACCAACTGCAAA GTGTGCGGGAACACACTGGCACGCGTGGCCTCCTACTTATTGATGCACCCTCT ACAAGGGaaatgaaggccacaagccatCACAAGCACCGTGCATCCTCAGCCAACAACCGCACTCGACACCAGAAGAAATCCTGA